TTGGAGGATGGTCCCCCCATATTCAGACAAAGTTTCTCGTGCTCCGTCCTACTCGATTTCACTTCAAAGAACCTTTCACATACGGGGCTATCACCCACTATGGCCGCACTTTCCAGAGCGTTCTGTTAGATTCAAAGAAGCTTAAGGGCTAATCCCCGTTCGCTCGCCACTACTAAGGGAATCTCGGTTGATTTCTTTTCCTCAGGGTACTTAGATGTTTCAGTTCCCCTGGTTCGCCTCTTGCACCTATGGATTCAGTACAAGATACCTAGGTTATCCTAGGTGGGTTTCCCCATTCAGAGATCTCCGGATCAAAGTCTGTTTGCCGACTCCCCGAAGCTTATCGCAGGCTACCACGTCTTTCATCGCCTCTGACTGCCAAGGCATCCACCGTATGCGCTTCTTCACTTGACCATATAACCCCAAGCAATCTGGTCATATGTCTCGAACGTGAAGACGACATTCGCCGAAAATTCGCGCTTGAACTCGCAAATTTTACCTTGACTTGAATGATCACCAGTGAAAGAGATCATTCAGTCTACTTCTATCACATACCCAAATTTTTAAAGAACAGTTCCGGTACAAAGACCAGACATCAATGTTCCTTAACCTGAACATTCATGTCTGAGCTTTTGACGATTTAGAGATGGTGGAGCCAAGGAGGATCGAACTCCTGACCTCCTGCGTGCAAAGCAGGCGCTCTCCCAGCTGAGCTATGGCCCCTTATCGGATCAGCAGCACACCACAACAATTGGTGGGTCTGGGCAGATTCGAACTGCCGACCTCACCCTTATCAGGGGTGCGCTCTAACCAACTGAGCTACAGACCCAATCGTCTAACCAGTGAATCAAGCAATTCGTGTGGGAGCTTATGAAGAAGCTGAGATCTTCGATTAAGGAGGTGATCCAGCCGCAGGTTCCCCTACGGCTACCTTGTTACGACTTCACCCCAGTCATGAATCACTCCGTGGTAACCGTCCCCCTTGCGGTTAGACTAGCTACTTCTGGAGCAACCCACTCCCATGGTGTGACGGGCGGTGTGTACAAGGCCCGGGAACGTATTCACCGTGACATTCTGATTCACGATTACTAGCGATTCCGACTTCACGCAGTCGAGTTGCAGACTGCGATCCGGACTACGATCGGTTTTATGGGATTAGCTCCACCTCGCGGCTTGGCAACCCTCTGTACCGACCATTGTAGCACGTGTGTAGCCCTGGCCGTAAGGGCCATGATGACTTGACGTCATCCCCACCTTCCTCCGGTTTGTCACCGGCAGTCTCCTTAGAGTGCCCACCCGAGGTGCTGGTAACTAAGGACAAGGGTTGCGCTCGTTACGGGACTTAACCCAACATCTCACGACACGAGCTGACGACAGCCATGCAGCACCTGTGTTCCGATTCCCGAAGGCACCCTCGCATCTCTGCAAGGTTCCGGACATGTCAAGGCCAGGTAAGGTTCTTCGCGTTGCTTCGAATTAAACCACATGCTCCACCGCTTGTGCGGGCCCCCGTCAATTCATTTGAGTTTTAACCTTGCGGCCGTACTCCCCAGGCGGTCGACTTATCGCGTTAGCTGCGCCACTAAAATCTCAAGGATTCCAACGGCTAGTCGACATCGTTTACGGCGTGGACTACCAGGGTATCTAATCCTGTTTGCTCCCCACGCTTTCGCACCTCAGTGTCAGTATCAGTCCAGGTGGTCGCCTTCGCCACTGGTGTTCCTTCCTATATCTACGCATTTCACCGCTACACAGGAAATTCCACCACCCTCTACCGTACTCTAGTCAGGCAGTTATGGATGCAGTTCCCAGGTTGAGCCCGGGGATTTCACATTCATCTTACCAAACCACCTACGCGCGCTTTACGCCCAGTAATTCCGATTAACGCTTGCACCCTTCGTATTACCGCGGCTGCTGGCACGAAGTTAGCCGGTGCTTATTCTGTTGGTAACGTCAAATCAGCAAGGTATTAACTTACTGACCTTCCTCCCAACTTAAAGTGCTTTACAATCCGAAGACCTTCTTCACACACGCGGCATGGCTGGATCAGGCTTTCGCCCATTGTCCAATATTCCCCACTGCTGCCTCCCGTAGGAGTCTGGACCGTGTCTCAGTTCCAGTGTGACTGATCATCCTCTCAGACCAGTTACGGATCGTCGCCTTGGTAGGCCTTTACCCCACCAACTAGCTAATCCGACCTAGGCTCATCTGATAGCGCAAGGCCCGAAGGTCCCCTGCTTTCTCCCGTAGGACGTATGCGGTATTAGCGTTCCTTTCGAAACGTTGTCCCCCACTACCAGGCAGATTCCTAGGCATTACTCACCCGTCCGCCGCTGAATCCAGGAGCAAGCTCCCTTCATCCGCTCGACTTGCATGTGTTAGGCCTGCCGCCAGCGTTCAATCTGAGCCATGATCAAACTCTTCAGTTCAATACTGCTTGGGTTTTGAGAAAACCCTAAACTTGGCTCAGCAATCGCATGCTCTAATTAAAGAGCTAAAACTCTCGAATTCACGAGTGTTACTTGCGATGCTGATAATCAGTCGATCATCAGTCTTACATCACAAGCACCCACACGAATTGCTTGATTCAACTTGTTAAAGAGCAGTTGGTTGATTCTTTCGTCTCAACCGAGGCCGCGCATTCTACAGCAACCTCTTACTTCGTCAAGCGTTATTTTCGAAAATTTTCTTTTCTACTCAACCGCTTGCGCTTCGGAGAAGGAAGCCTTCTCACCAGCGGGAGGCGCATTCTACAGCGTTCAAAATCACTGTCAAGCACCTCGATGATCTTCCTTTCAGCTCACTGCCGAAGCAGCCCGCGGAGAGCGACAAGCGAATCGCCTGCCGGACCACCACTCCCGACTTCGATGCTTTGTAAGTGCTTGATTTTCAAGCTCTTTCAGCGCTTCGTCGCTGGGAGTGGTGCGCATTATAGGGACTTGAAAACGCCCGTCAACGACTTTTTTAAATTTTCTGCAAAAAACTGTCCGCTCGATCAGTTTGCAGTCATTTCGCGCCCCTCCGGGCGACGCTCCTTGCGCAGGAGATGGATCCCCACCAACAGCCCGACCACGCACAACGCCACGACGTAGTAGGCGGGACCAAGCGGGTCCTCCTTCATGAGCAGCGCAACGACCATCGGTGTCAGGCCACCAAAGATGGCGTAGGCCAGGTTGTAGGAGAAGGACAGGCCAGTGAAGCGCACCACAGGGGGGAAGGCGTTAACCATGACGTAGGGCACTGCGCCGATAACACCCACGCACAGTCCGGTTACCGCATAGAGCGGGAACAGCCAATCCGGGTGAGCTTTCAGGGTGGTATAGAAAGTCCAGGACACCGCGCCCAGCAGCAGACTTCCATATATAAAGGTGCGTCCAGCGCCGAAACGATCCGCCAGGCGCCCGGCGAGGATGCAGCCCACGCTCAGGAAGACGATGGCCAGACTATTTGCCTTCAGCGCAATCGCCGCCTCGAAGCCATAGACGCTCTGCAATACCGAGGGCGTCATCAGGATAACCACCACGATGCCGGCGGACAGTACCCAGGTCAGCAGCATCGATAGCACCACCGCAGGCCGGTGCTCACGCACCACCACGCCCAGCGGTACTTCCTCGGCCAGTTGCTTGCGCAGCTGCAGTTCGGCGAACACCGGAGTCTCATGCAACCAGCGACGCAGGTAGACGGAGAACAGGCCGAAGATTCCACCCAGCAGGAATGGGATCCGCCAGGCATATCCCTGCACCTCATCGGCAGTGAACACGCTGTTGATCAGTGTTGCGACCAGCGAACCAATGAGGATGCCGGCAGTCAGACCCGAGGTTAGCGTGCCGCAGGCATACCCCACGTAGCGACTGGGCACATGCTCGGCGACGAAGACCCAGGCTCCCGGCACTTCACCGCCGATCGCCGCGCCCTGGATGACGCGCAGGAGCAGGAGTGCCAGCGGTGCCCAGATACCGATCTGCGCATAGGTAGGCAGCAGGCCCATGATCAGGGTCGGCACAGCCATGAGGAAGATACTGAGCGTGAACATCTTCTTGCGACCCAGCAGGTCACCGAAGTGCGCCATGACCACACCGCCCAGCGGGCGGGCCAGGTAGCCGGCGGCAAAGAGGCCGAAGGTCTGCAACTGGCGCAGCCACTCCGGCATGTCGGCGGGGAAGAACAGCTTGCCCACCACGGTGGCGAAGAACACGAAGATGATGAAGTCGTAGAACTCCAGGGCGCCGCCCAGTGCGGACAGGGACAGGGTCTTGTAGTCGCTGCGGGTCAAAGGACGTGACGCGGGCACGGCAGGAGCGTTCACAGAAGGCATGGTGCTTATTCTCGACAGGGCAAGGCGGATGACTGCGACGGCGAGCCACAGGTGCCGCACCATAGCAAATTGCACTGAAGCGACACAGGCATGCGCAACAGGGGCAAACTCGAAACCCTGCGGTCGTCGTGCCAGGCCTTGCTCTATATAATGCAGCCGGGCCGATCAAAAGCTGTCCCAAGGCCTTGCGCCGCCAGGCGTCTTGGGAGAGTTTTTCCTCAACCGCACCTTGTATGAGAAAGCCGGGGGCAAGAGGCCCTTACCTATGATCGAGCTTGAACAAGAAGATCCCATCCCGCAAGGCGACCTTGCCTTGCAGATCACCGCCCTGCCACGGGAAACCAATGGCTTCGGCGACATCTTCGGTGGCTGGCTGGTGGCGCAGATGGATCTCGCCGGTACAGCAATGGCCAGCCGCATCGCTGGTGGCCGCGTAGCGACCGTCGCCATCGACCGCATGGCCTTCCTGGTCCCGGTCGCAGTTGGCGCGCAGCTTTCCTTTTACACGCAATCGCTGGAAGTCGGCCGCAGTTCGATCCGCATGCTGGTCGAGGTCTGGAGCGACGATCCTCTGTCGAGCGAATGGCGCAAAGTCACCGAGGCTGTATTCGTATTCGTCGCCATCGACGGTAGCGGCCGCACTCGCCCGGTCCCACCGCGTCGTGGTTGAAAACTGAAACGCCGGCACTCTCGCCGGCGTTTTCGTTTCTGCCTCACTCAGCGCAACGGCTTGCCGCGCACCGGAGCATCGCCAGCCTTGTAATACTCGGCCGTGCTGCGCGGCAATGCCGGGCGACCGCGCACCTTATCGGCGAGCTTCTCGGCCATCATGATGGTGGTGGCGTTGAGGTTGCCGGTGATGATCAGCGGCATGATCGACGCATCGATCACCCGCAGCCCTTCCATACCGTGCACCCGGCCCTCGCCATCGACCACCGCCATGTCATCCTCGCCCATCTTGCAGGAACAGGACGGGTGGAAAGCTGTTTCCGCGTGCTCGCGAACGAAAGCGTCCAGATCGGCGTCGCTCTGCTTGTCCAGGCCAGGACTGATCTCGCGGCCACGGTAGGGATCAAGCGCCGGCTGGTTCATGATCTCGCGGGTAATGCGAATGGCATCGCGGAATTCCTGCCAGTCCTGCTCGGTCGACATGTAGTTGAACAGGATGCTCGGATGCTTGCGCGGGTCCCGTGAAGTGAGATGGATACGCCCCCGGCTGGGCGAACGCATCGAGCCGACATGCGCCTGGAAGCCGTGCTCCTTCACCGCATTGCTGCCGTTGTAGTTAATCGCCACCGGCAGGAAGTGGTACTGGATGTTCGGCCATTCGAACTCCGCGCGCGTCCGAATGAAGCCGCCGGCCTCGAACTGGTTGCTCGCGCCCAGGCCCGTACCGAGGAACATCCACTGAGCACCGATCTGCGGCTGGTTCCACCACTGCAGCGCCGGGTACAGCGAGACCGGCTGCTTGCAGGCGTACTGCAGATACATCTCCAGGTGGTCTTGCAGGTTCTGGCCGACACCGGGCAGGTCATGTATCACCTCGATGCCCAGATCGCGCAGCAGCGCCGCCGGGCCGACGCCGGAGCGTTGCAGCAGTTGCGGAGAAGCAATGGCGCCGGAGCAAACCAGCACCTCGCGACGCGCTCGGGCTTCCTTCAGGGCGTTGTCGTTGCCATGCAGGTAGGCAGCGCCGATGGCGCGCTTGCCGCTGAACAGGATGCGGTCGGTCAACGCGTGGGTAACGATGGTCAGGTTGGGCCGCTCGCGGGCCTGGTCCAGGTAGCCGCGGGCGGTACTGGCGCGACGGCCCTGCGGGGTGACGGTGCGGTCCATCGGACCGAAGCCCTCCTGCTGGTAGCCATTGAGGTCGTCGGTGCGCGGATACCCCGCCTGCACGCCCGCCTCGACCATCGCGTGGAACAGCGGATTATTGCCAGCCTTGGGCGTGGTCACGCTGACGGGGCCGCCGCCGCCGTGATAGTCGTTGGGGCCGATGTCGCGGGTCTCGGCCTTGCGGAAGTACGGAAGGCAATCGAGATAACTCCAGTCTTCCAGGCCCTTGGCCTTCGCCCAGCCGTCGAAATCCATGGCGTTGCCGCGGATATAGCACATGCCGTTGATCAGCGAGGACCCACCCAGGCCCTTGCCGCGGCCGCACTCCATGCGGCGATTGTTCATGTGCGGTTCCGGGTCGGTCAGGTACGCCCAATTGTAGCGGCGTCCCTGCAGTGGGTAGGCCAGCGCGGCGGGCATCTGCGTGCGGAAGTCGGCGCGGTAGTCCGGGCCGCCAGCTTCCAGCAGCAGGACGCTGACATCGGCGTCCTCGGTCAGGCGGGTCGCCAGTACGTTACCGGCGGAACCGGCGCCAATGATGATGTAGTCGTATTCATGGTGCATGCAGGCCTTCCTCTTTTTCAGGCACGACACCGCCCGCGGCGCGTGCGCGCCGGTGTCTGCGTGTTGGGGATGGCCGGTGGTCAGGGAGTCATGCCTGCGACCGGCCTTTCATGGCTCGATCGCGGCGATCAGAACACCGAGGTGTAGTCGCCCAGCTCAACCTGTACGGATTTGATGCGAGTGTAGTGAGCCAGGGTGGTCAGGCCATTCTCGCGACCGACACCCGATTGCTTGTAACCGCCAACCGGCATCTCGGCCGGCGACTCGCCCCAGGTATTGATCCAGCAGATGCCTGCTTCCAGGCGATGGATCGCCCGGTGCGCACGGGCCAGGTCCTGGGTGACGACACCGGCGGCAAGGCCGTACTCGGTGTCGTTGGCGCGGCGGATGGCTTCGTCCTCGGTGTCGTAGACGAGGATGCTCATGACCGGCCCGAAGATTTCCTCGCGCACGATGGTCATGTCGTCACGGCAGTCGGTGAACACTGTCGGCGCGACGTACGCGCCCTTGCCGAACTCCCCGTACGTGACGCGCTCGCCGCCGCACAGCAGGCGAGCCTTCTGCTCCTTGCCGGAGTCGATATAGGAGAGAACGCTCTCCATGTGCGGGAAGCTCACCAACGGACCGAAGTTGGTGTTCTCATCCTGCGGGCTGCCCAGGCGGATGCGCTTCACGCGTTCCAGCACCTTCTCTTCGAAGCGGGCCTGCAGATTGCGCGGGACGAACACGCGGGTACCGTTGGTGCACACCTGGCCGGAGCTGAAAAAGTTCGCCATGACCGCGATATCCGCTGCGCGGTCCAGATTGGCGTCCTCGAAGATGATCAGCGGCGACTTGCCGCCCAGCTCCATAGTGACCTCCTTGAGCGACGAACTCGATGCGCTGGCCATGACCTTCTTGCCAGTGGAGGTGCCGCCAGTGAAGGAAATCTTCTCGATCAGCGGATGCTCGGTCAGCCACTGACCGACTTCGCGGCCACTGCCGGTGAGCACGTTGAACACGCCATCGGGCAGGCCGGCCTCGGTATAGACCTCGGCGAGCTTGAGCGCGGTCAGCGGGGTGACTTCGCTGGGCTTGAAGATCATCGCATTACCGGCAGCCAGGGCCGGAGCGGATTTCCACAGGGCAATCTGGATCGGATAGTTCCAGGCGCCGATGCCCGCGACCACGCCCAGCGGCTCACGGCGGGTATAGACGAAGCTGGTCTCGCGCAGCGGAATCTGCTCGCCCTCGATTGCCGGAACCAGGCCCGCGTAGTACTCCAGTACGTCCGCGCCGGTGACGATATCGACGAAGCGCGTCTCGGCCAGCGGCTTGCCGGTGTCGAGCGTCTCCAGCTCGGCCAGCTCGTCGTTGCGCCGGCGGAGAATTTCCACTGCGCGGCGCAAGATGCGCGAACGCTGCATGGCGGTCATCGCCGCCCAGACCTTCTGCCCTTCCACCGCGCTCTGCACGGCACGTTCGACGTCTTCCTTCGATGCGCGCTGCACCTCTGCAAGGACCTCACCATTGGCCGGATTGATGGTCTCGAAAGTGGCGCCGCTGGTGGCCTCCACATAGCGACCGCCAATGTAGAGCTTCTGTACTTCGAATCGAGCCATGAGGTGGTTGTCCTCTCTTGTTAGATGTCA
The Pseudomonas triclosanedens DNA segment above includes these coding regions:
- the betB gene encoding betaine-aldehyde dehydrogenase, giving the protein MARFEVQKLYIGGRYVEATSGATFETINPANGEVLAEVQRASKEDVERAVQSAVEGQKVWAAMTAMQRSRILRRAVEILRRRNDELAELETLDTGKPLAETRFVDIVTGADVLEYYAGLVPAIEGEQIPLRETSFVYTRREPLGVVAGIGAWNYPIQIALWKSAPALAAGNAMIFKPSEVTPLTALKLAEVYTEAGLPDGVFNVLTGSGREVGQWLTEHPLIEKISFTGGTSTGKKVMASASSSSLKEVTMELGGKSPLIIFEDANLDRAADIAVMANFFSSGQVCTNGTRVFVPRNLQARFEEKVLERVKRIRLGSPQDENTNFGPLVSFPHMESVLSYIDSGKEQKARLLCGGERVTYGEFGKGAYVAPTVFTDCRDDMTIVREEIFGPVMSILVYDTEDEAIRRANDTEYGLAAGVVTQDLARAHRAIHRLEAGICWINTWGESPAEMPVGGYKQSGVGRENGLTTLAHYTRIKSVQVELGDYTSVF
- a CDS encoding MFS transporter → MPSVNAPAVPASRPLTRSDYKTLSLSALGGALEFYDFIIFVFFATVVGKLFFPADMPEWLRQLQTFGLFAAGYLARPLGGVVMAHFGDLLGRKKMFTLSIFLMAVPTLIMGLLPTYAQIGIWAPLALLLLRVIQGAAIGGEVPGAWVFVAEHVPSRYVGYACGTLTSGLTAGILIGSLVATLINSVFTADEVQGYAWRIPFLLGGIFGLFSVYLRRWLHETPVFAELQLRKQLAEEVPLGVVVREHRPAVVLSMLLTWVLSAGIVVVILMTPSVLQSVYGFEAAIALKANSLAIVFLSVGCILAGRLADRFGAGRTFIYGSLLLGAVSWTFYTTLKAHPDWLFPLYAVTGLCVGVIGAVPYVMVNAFPPVVRFTGLSFSYNLAYAIFGGLTPMVVALLMKEDPLGPAYYVVALCVVGLLVGIHLLRKERRPEGREMTAN
- a CDS encoding acyl-CoA thioesterase, which produces MIELEQEDPIPQGDLALQITALPRETNGFGDIFGGWLVAQMDLAGTAMASRIAGGRVATVAIDRMAFLVPVAVGAQLSFYTQSLEVGRSSIRMLVEVWSDDPLSSEWRKVTEAVFVFVAIDGSGRTRPVPPRRG
- the betA gene encoding choline dehydrogenase, with translation MHHEYDYIIIGAGSAGNVLATRLTEDADVSVLLLEAGGPDYRADFRTQMPAALAYPLQGRRYNWAYLTDPEPHMNNRRMECGRGKGLGGSSLINGMCYIRGNAMDFDGWAKAKGLEDWSYLDCLPYFRKAETRDIGPNDYHGGGGPVSVTTPKAGNNPLFHAMVEAGVQAGYPRTDDLNGYQQEGFGPMDRTVTPQGRRASTARGYLDQARERPNLTIVTHALTDRILFSGKRAIGAAYLHGNDNALKEARARREVLVCSGAIASPQLLQRSGVGPAALLRDLGIEVIHDLPGVGQNLQDHLEMYLQYACKQPVSLYPALQWWNQPQIGAQWMFLGTGLGASNQFEAGGFIRTRAEFEWPNIQYHFLPVAINYNGSNAVKEHGFQAHVGSMRSPSRGRIHLTSRDPRKHPSILFNYMSTEQDWQEFRDAIRITREIMNQPALDPYRGREISPGLDKQSDADLDAFVREHAETAFHPSCSCKMGEDDMAVVDGEGRVHGMEGLRVIDASIMPLIITGNLNATTIMMAEKLADKVRGRPALPRSTAEYYKAGDAPVRGKPLR